AGGTTCCGCGGAAAACGATCCGAAACGCTGACGACCGGTTACTGCTAGCCGGCTACACCGTCACCTCGGAAGCAATCGCCGCCGCCCTCGTCGACGCGGCCGAGCGCGGCGTCGACGTCGCAGTCCTCCTCGAGGCGAGCCCGGTCGGTGGCACGCCGGCACCGACCGAGGGCGTCCTCGAGACGCTCGAGGCAGGCGGCGTCGACGTCCGCGCCATCGGTGGCGAGAGCGCGCGCTATCGGTATCATCACCCGAAATACGCTGTCGCCGACGACCGCGTGCTGGTCACGACCGAGAACTGGAAGCCCGCGGGCGTCGGCGGCGAGAGCAGCCGCGGCTGGGGCGTCCGTCTCGAGAACGAGGCGCTCGCGACCAAGCTCGCGACGGTTTTCCGGGCTGACTTCGAGGGCAGGGACACGACAGCCGGGGCGGCCTACCGCGCGAACACCTCATTCGTCGATGACGAGAATCAGGGCGTCTCGTCTGACTCCGAGTCCGAGTCCGAGTATCCGACAAATTACGAGCCGGCGACGGTGCCCGTCGAGTCGGCCGAACTCCTGATCGCACCAGACAACGCAGACGTCCGGATACAGGAGCTACTGGCCGCAGCCGACGACGAAATCCTCATCGTCCAGCCCAGTATCGCCGCCGACGTCTCGCTGCTCGAATCGACCCTCGAGGCGGCCCGCCGCGGCGTCAACGTCAAACTCCTGCTCGGTTCGACGTGGTACAACGCCGACGAAAACGAGGCGCTAGCCGCCGACCTCGAGCGGATCGCCGACCGAGAGGACCTCTCGCTCGAGGTCCGCCTCGTCGAAGACACTGATCGATTCGCGAAAATCCACGCGAAGGGCGTCGTGATCGATCGGGAGACGGCAATCGTAGGCAGTGCGAACTGGAATTCGAACTCGCTCGAGAACAACCGCGAGATACTCGTCGCGCTCCACGGTGAGGCGGCCGCAAACTACTACGCCGACGTGTTCGAAGCGGACTGGACGGGCGGCTCGTGGTCGTTTCCGATTGGCCTCAGCGTCGCGGTCGTCGTCGCCCTCGTGGCTGCTGCGATCGTCGGCCGACGATACGTCCGATTCGGTGATCGGGACGCGTCCGACCACACGTGAACAGACGCGGGTCATCATAAAATTTTCACTTTGACCAGTACTCTCACTGTATTCAATTCACTGATCAGTCCAGAAGTAGCGATGCAGGAGGCGTCTCTCTCGATTAGACGGAGTTCAGTGTATTCCGGATATCGCGATAGCAACCGCTCATGGTTGTTTAAGCGACGGGGTAGGTCAGTCAGGTGAACACACGTGGAAACCACGTGTGCTGAAAGGTAGCTGTCTGACCGTGCCGTCTACCAGTCCCTCTGGTCTCTCACTACAAAACACCTCCGATACACAGGTCCGGTGAGCGGCAGGTCCGTCGAGAGCCATCGCTCGAGGAGCGACTGGATAGAGTGAGCGTTCCGTGACTCCCCATCCGTCCTGTTCGTTGAACGCAATGAGTACGGAAACGCGTCGGTAAAACTCGAGAAAACGGGAACTCAGTCCGCTCGTCCGCTGGCCTCGAGTTCGAGCAGTTCACAGCAGTCTTGCTCGGCGTCGAAACAGTCGGGACACTGGTCGGGTCGATCGATGATGGTGTCGAGGCGCTCCGCGACCGTATCGTCGATGACGCTCTCCAGCGCGTGGGCCTCGTCGCGAAACTCCTCGACCTCGAGGACGTTTGCGAGGAATCGCTCGATGATGCAGTAGGTCTGAAGGGCGTTGTGGGCTCGTTCGAGTCCCTCGTCAGTCAGGCTAGCCCCCTTGTACTTCTCGTGGTCAACGAGTTCGCGCTCCTCGAGTTTTCCGATCATTTCGTTGACGCTGGCTGGGCTCACCTCGAGTAGGTCCGCGAGCGTCCCGGTGGATGCGGGACCGTCCTCGATTCGCTGCGCCAGATAGATCGCCTTGAGATATTGATCGGCAGTGTTCATAGCGTCCCTCCGTCAGTGGTGGTACGTGTCGCGTCAGTCGCTCGCCGGTGTAACCGAACTTGGGGGCCGATTCGCGTCGTGGACGGCACTTCACCGCCGGTAACGGCTGCTGTGACCGGCGTGCTCGTTACCCTGATCATGCTCTGTGCTCCATGATCTCGGTCACTTCTTCGACGCCCTCCTTTTCCTCCTCGCGGATGCTGTACAGCGTCTCGAGCAGTCGGTCGCGGTCGACGGCGAACTCGGCGTCGGACGCCTCGATCGCCTCGATCAGGTCATCGTAGAACTTGTAGGCCGTCTCCTCGTTGGCCAGCTGATCGTAGAGGACACCGTCCGTGTCCTCCGGCGGTCCGTACTGTGCGTCGACCAGTGCGTTGATTTCTTCGTATCCGACCGTTTCGGCCTCGAGATCGTCGATCAGCGCCTCGAGTCGCTCGCGGTGCTCGGCCGACTCCGTGGCGGCCTCGGCGAGCAACTCTTCCACCTCCTCGTCGAATTCCGCCCGCTCTTCGGGGGGCAGGGACTCGATGTGGTGGGCGGCGCGTGACTCGACGAGTTCCTCCAGCACGACCCCGATCTGCAGCAATCGGGTCAGCTGGTGGTCGCTCGAGACACGCTGTCCCAGACTCATGGTTCGACAAGTGAGCCGCTGTTACTTAGTCGTCTCGGAGCGCGGACAGCGAAAACGGACGGTCGAAACGTGGGTAGAATATAAATCGAATCGAAACGGCTGCGACAGCGATTACTCTCGCTGGCGCAGTCGAGCACCGATCAGACCCTCGAGGTCGTCACGGAGCTCGTCGACGTCGATCTCCTCGAGGACTGGCACGAAGAAGCCCTCGACGAGCATGTTGCGGGCAGAGCGCGGGTCGACACCACGGGAGGTCATGTACAGCAGGTCCTCCGCGTCGATCTGGCCGACCGTCGCGGAGTGGCTGGCCTCGGTGTCGTGGTTGTTGATGATCAGCTTCGGGGAGGCGTCGGCCTCGCTCTCGTCGCTCAGCATCAGCGTGTTCTCGCGCTGGTAGGAGCTGGTGTCCCAGGCATCGGCACCGACGTCCTGGACGCCCTCGTAAACCGAGCGGGCGACATCGTCGGTGACTCCGCGAGTGACGAGGTCTGCCGTCGTGTGCTCGGCACGGTGCCAGACCTTCGCGTCGAGGTCGAAGTGCTGATCGTTGTGGCCGTAGAAGGCCCCGACGATCTGCGTTTCCGACGAGTCGCCGCTGAGCGTCGTCGAGACCTCGGTCTTGGTCAGCTGCGTGCCAAGGTTGCCCTCGATCCAGTCAATCGTGGCGTAGGTGTCGGCGACGCCGCGCTTGACGGTGAAGTTGTAGGCCTCCTCCGAGAGGTTCTGGAGGCTACCGTACTGCACGTAGCTGTTCTCGCCGGCGGCGACTTCGACGACGCCACTGTAGTACTGCTCCTCGGCTTCCTCGCCGGTCGACTGGCGCTCGAGGATCGTGACCGAAGAGGATTCCTCGGTGACGACGAGCGTGTAGTTGAACAGCGAGCGGGAGTTCTGCTCGGTCCGGATGGCGACATCCTCAGCGTCGACGCCTTCGGGCACATAGACGACCGTCCCGGTGCTGAACAGTGCCGTCGAGAGCGCCGTCAGGTAGTTCTCCTGCGGGTCGACGATACTGCCGAAGTGCTCCTTCAGGAGGTCCTCGTGCTCCTGTACGGCGTCGCTCCAGGACAGGATTTCGGCCTCATCGGGACCGACCTGGTCCTTGTTTTCGGCTGCATTCAGCGGGTCCACGAGGGACTCGAAGTCCAGATCGTGGAGGTTCGTCCAGTCCCGACCTGGCGTCCGGATGACGTCGGGCATGTCGAGGTCCTCGAGCGCCTCGAGCGCCTCGAGACGGGTC
This genomic stretch from Natrinema sp. SYSU A 869 harbors:
- a CDS encoding ferritin-like domain-containing protein translates to MSLGQRVSSDHQLTRLLQIGVVLEELVESRAAHHIESLPPEERAEFDEEVEELLAEAATESAEHRERLEALIDDLEAETVGYEEINALVDAQYGPPEDTDGVLYDQLANEETAYKFYDDLIEAIEASDAEFAVDRDRLLETLYSIREEEKEGVEEVTEIMEHRA
- a CDS encoding phospholipase D-like domain-containing protein, whose product is MDSRRAALVVAFTCCLVVSTAILAGFPVADGTTRADQPAARAPTDPDANATAIACPPRAGDANSTTATTSPITDTPERPRIVGLSPNPTTDGNVGEFVVLETPPETRLENVTLTDGHTTAHLPNETVSGRVALSTAPNVTETLTDAPVLALEGRLQLANDGDDLRLRNATAGIDSVSYDRAPTAERWYRTEPATNGENSDNDDTGGQWWPTGATCLPVASAAGDEATAFVLPDGPEVPRKTIRNADDRLLLAGYTVTSEAIAAALVDAAERGVDVAVLLEASPVGGTPAPTEGVLETLEAGGVDVRAIGGESARYRYHHPKYAVADDRVLVTTENWKPAGVGGESSRGWGVRLENEALATKLATVFRADFEGRDTTAGAAYRANTSFVDDENQGVSSDSESESEYPTNYEPATVPVESAELLIAPDNADVRIQELLAAADDEILIVQPSIAADVSLLESTLEAARRGVNVKLLLGSTWYNADENEALAADLERIADREDLSLEVRLVEDTDRFAKIHAKGVVIDRETAIVGSANWNSNSLENNREILVALHGEAAANYYADVFEADWTGGSWSFPIGLSVAVVVALVAAAIVGRRYVRFGDRDASDHT
- a CDS encoding metal-dependent transcriptional regulator, with the translated sequence MNTADQYLKAIYLAQRIEDGPASTGTLADLLEVSPASVNEMIGKLEERELVDHEKYKGASLTDEGLERAHNALQTYCIIERFLANVLEVEEFRDEAHALESVIDDTVAERLDTIIDRPDQCPDCFDAEQDCCELLELEASGRAD
- the sufD gene encoding Fe-S cluster assembly protein SufD, which translates into the protein MSAGTQVHANLTEEQVREISGDLDEPEWLLETRLEALEALEDLDMPDVIRTPGRDWTNLHDLDFESLVDPLNAAENKDQVGPDEAEILSWSDAVQEHEDLLKEHFGSIVDPQENYLTALSTALFSTGTVVYVPEGVDAEDVAIRTEQNSRSLFNYTLVVTEESSSVTILERQSTGEEAEEQYYSGVVEVAAGENSYVQYGSLQNLSEEAYNFTVKRGVADTYATIDWIEGNLGTQLTKTEVSTTLSGDSSETQIVGAFYGHNDQHFDLDAKVWHRAEHTTADLVTRGVTDDVARSVYEGVQDVGADAWDTSSYQRENTLMLSDESEADASPKLIINNHDTEASHSATVGQIDAEDLLYMTSRGVDPRSARNMLVEGFFVPVLEEIDVDELRDDLEGLIGARLRQRE